The following DNA comes from Acipenser ruthenus chromosome 58, fAciRut3.2 maternal haplotype, whole genome shotgun sequence.
GGTGTCTCCAAGGCTGCTATTAGCAGCctacaatatattcagaactccgctgctGGCATTTTACCTGGAACTAAACTGGATGCCCATATTACACCGGTTCTTTCTTCTTTGCACTGGTTGCTGGTTGagagcaggattgattttaaaatactgttgttaacCTATAAGGCTCTGAATGGTTTCGCTCCATGTTACATAGCTGGATTGCTTACACACCCGTACGTAATCTACGTTCTTCATCCTCGGGTTTATTGGCAATACCCCAAACTAAGCTTCACTCCATGGGCGATGGGGCTTTTTGCCGCTATGCGCTCAAACTTTGGAACGACCTTCCTCAATCTATCAGGGGACCgctgatgcttttaaaaaacagttaaccctttgcggtccatttattaaatgcgtgtcaggcacgccaggtctaatttattttcacacgggcagttaattttagacgcgctgtttaaaagttttaacagttttttcacagtcaaacgggtttaaaagaccctgcatatcaacaaagcactcactaggcatctccagccccgccacaccctttcgttcgctatagctttcacctatgtaagtaataaataataataataatagtggtacataccgatcgatcatctccagatcactcgttttatcaccaaactcctcaataatgcgatccaagtcattattttattactataacatctcaaaaaagctctgcaaatgtctgtgttctctgtgcgctgattcacaggcagccagcttgtttacttatgaccgccccgttatctgataccagggccatgtatgactattcatgagatatgccttttttttttttttttgtctcggctcctgtcactcccactcagccattgaatggttttctcgactttttccagagaaaaaacgactaaaacccgttttttgcgtttctataatgatgtcggacagggtccgacaatggatctgataggaataattgcaatgtcggaccaggtccgacaatggaccgcaaagggttaaagacacAATTTTACGTTCAggcatttttatcatgatttggtttttgatttgtgtagtttctttttatATTAGGGTTACTCTTAATATGATGCATGTATAGAtggttctctgtgtgtttttgtgtttgtgcagCGCTTTCAGATGTGTGCATTAGGCGCTTTATAAaatgaagattattattttttattatcttgaGCCAGCGGTTTTGCCCAGTATAGGCATTAGTTACTGTGTTAATGCAGGCAGGATGAAATGGTTAACTTCCAGCAACCCATATGGAACTTCAAGATTTGCCCTTCTCAGTAGAAGATGCTCAGCTTTATTACCAGTAGATGGGAGGGCAAGTGACttagcaaatcttttttttttttttttttaaatatttgttttgttctgaAACCCGCCCCTAGATTGAAACAAAGGCAATGAAGTCCTGGCACGGTCCCATGTGTCCCATCAATAGATGTTTATTGCTGAATTAATGATTGCAGTCTCAGTCAGTGGGATATCTGAAAGCAACACCTCCCATGAGTTAAACATCTCTGCATGTCTCTCTCTTACCAGCAATGGTGTGAAATAGTGTCTCACACTGTGTCTGTTTTGTTGAAGCTCTGATATCTCCAACCGGAATGTTATCCTCTTGTCTGTAAATGCAGCCTGTGCAGTAAACACTTCTGAGGTGTCTTTgtgaaggaatgtttttttttttttataggagaggcttgtttgttatatatatatatttttttaatcacattcCTCTTCAGTGACAGGTTTTTAATGTGCTCCACCAGATGAAACCTTTCCCAGCATTCAGCATTCAGGGTTTCACTGCTGTGTGAATTCTGAGGTGTTTTCTGAGATtttgtaactgactgaaactcttctcacagtcattacagtggtatggcttctctccagtgtgaattctttGGTGTGCTTTTAAATGTTGCAACTGAGTGAAACTCTTCTCACAGTCATTACAGTGgtacggcttctctcctgtgtgaattcgttggtgttttttAAGACTTCCTAATTCACTGAAGCTCTTCTCACAGTAattgcagtgataaggtttctctcctgtgtgaatgcgctggtgtgattgaagatgtcctaactgtgtgaatctcttcccacactgagtgcagtgatgaggtttctctcctgtgtgaacacgctcGTGTGTTTTCAGATgtgataaacaactgaaattctTCCCACAATCATAACAGTGAAATGAAGCCCCTCCTGTgtgatttcccttgtgagtttcaggagagcctaattgacaggaactcttcccacctttagTAGAGCaaggcaaggtcttcaagttgccctgaGTTTCAGAAttgttcacacacacagactgtgcAGTCTCTTTAACTGAGCAAGTTTTGAATTTCTTTATATGTTCTTCATGGGTCATGGGTCTGCGTTTCTTGCTCTGCGGTTTGCCGCTGGAAGAGTTTTTGCTGTGGGGTGATgaagtggagtcgtgttctccttcatctactgtagaagcgaaagaaagaaagaaagaaagaaagaaagaaagaaagaaagaaagaaagaaaggttattgtacagcattctcaAACATTCATTCTTATGCAGGGTTTCCCCTCATAACCATGAACAACTCCTATAGCGAACTGCACATTTAGAGAATACAATCAAAATCCACTTAaaatcactcctgttaatgttgttattattattattattattattattattattattatttatttcttagcagatgcccttatccagggcgacttacaattgttacaagatatcccattatttatacatacaattagccatttatacagttgggtttttactggagcaatctaggtaaagtaccttgctcaagggtacagcagcagtgtcccccacctgggattgaacccacgaccctccggtcaggagtccagagcactaaccactactccacattgctgccccaatgttagcctttttttattacCACCACATTGAAATTTGCCGGCCAGAATATCAATGAGGACAAGTGCCTGAGAATATCACTTTGATTATCAACACACTCcggttaatatcactcacatgtaccagtcactgatttccaccccacttaatatcgCTTTGAGGAATAAAAGTATAAGATCAGGTTGACATGcaagtgctgtattgaaatgtttcttctggtgacacttagcaacccactgatgagacatgtgatcccaactgcaaacagtctaccagaaacagggaAATGGGAAATATCTAACAACATTTGAAAGTGGCATACTGGTGGGTGTACATCTAGCACATGTCACAGTAGCAAGGACAGTTATGTTGCAACTTGCAAGCCACTGACATAGTGGTTAAGTTAACTTGAGCTAGCATGACTAAAGtataattacctctaaatcccagttcatattcaggtggacaatcatcacacaggctggatcccagcttgttgttctcctccaGTGTACAGACATTAGtttcagtaggaacttcctctgtgatggggacacattcctgttctatgaattcctctttaataggaacacatttcTGTTGAGGGACCTCTCCATCTTTAACAAATGTCATCTCTGTACCCTtctttagacttgcacaccactcctggtcaaaggactcctcttgtgtgtaaactgttTCTGTCCAAACTGCTTCAGATTTAGACATAGCATGGCTCTCTGTgagatctgtgtgaaagaaaattgTACTCAATTAGAACTCTTACTTACTACCCaggttcctctacaaagccagccccttgtcaaTATTCTACTGAGAGAAGTCATTGGGTCATTCCGGTGGAACAATTTATGAgaaggtgtttattttatttataaatggatATCGTGTGCCCAGTTACATTCCCCTGAGCTGGGAATGAGGCTGGATCCAGCATTGCTTCTAAAGTATCTGTGGTAGAGGGGTGATCAATGCCTCAATGCCTCCACTAGGTGATgtaagcatatgacatggtttatttagatttccagaaagcttttgacaaagtcccgcataaaagattaattctcaaacagaacgcagtaggaattcaaggaaatgcatgcacatggattagggagtggttaacaggtagaaaacagaaagtaccgattagaggaaaaacctcaaaatggagcaaggtaaccagtgatgtaccacaggaatcacaggaacataagaaagtttacaaacgagaggaagccactcggcccaccttgctcgtttggttgttagtagcttattgatcccagaatctcatcaagcagcttcttgaagggtcccagggtgtcagtattaggtcctctgctattcataatctacattaatgatttcgattctggtatagcaagcaaacttgttaaatttgcagacaacacaaaaataggaggagtggcaaacactgttgcagcagcaaaggtcattcaaaatgatctagacagcattcagaactgggcagacacatggtaaatgaaaattaatagagaaaagtgtaaagtattgcatgcaggcaataaaaatgtgcattataaatctcatatgggagatactgaaattgaagaaggaatctatgaaaaagacctaggagtttatgttgactcagaaatgtcttcatctagacaatgtggggaagctataaaaaaggctaacaagatgcttgtatatattgtgaaaagcattgaatttaaatcaagggaagtaatgttaaaactttacaatgcattagtaagacctcacctagaatattgtgttcagttctggtcacctcgttacaaaaaggatgttgctgctctagaaagagtgcaaagaagagcaaccagaattatcccgggtttaaaaggcatgtcgtatgcagacaggctcaaagaactgaatctgttcagtcttgaataaagaagactacgcagtgatctgattcaaacattcaaaattctaaaaggtatagacaatgtcaacccaggggacttttttgacctgaaaaaagaaacaaggtctaggggtcacaaatggagattagataaaggggcattcaaaacagaaaataggaggcactttttttacacagagaattgtgagggtctggaaccaactccccagtaatgttgttgaagctgacactttgggatccttcaagaagctgcttgatgagattctgggatcaataagctactaacaaccaaacgagcaagatgggccgaatggcctcctctcgtttgtaacctttcttatgctcttatgtatAACCGGTgttgtgaagtatatggaaaagctATAGACGGGAAGTAAATTGG
Coding sequences within:
- the LOC117971126 gene encoding zinc finger protein 23-like isoform X2; protein product: MDVSISVSFLQDELASTIEHAVKTAVDIVLCEITHVFGSKFNELQIELAGKEKENESLKLRLEISESELKAVRECMNAADADIKQPLRNMNPDCNEQDFQRNENQGLFQDLTESHAMSKSEAVWTETVYTQEESFDQEWCASLKKGTEMTFVKDGEVPQQKCVPIKEEFIEQECVPITEEVPTETNVCTLEENNKLGSSLCDDCPPEYELGFRVDEGEHDSTSSPHSKNSSSGKPQSKKRRPMTHEEHIKKFKTCSVKETAQSVCVNNSETQGNLKTLPCSTKGGKSSCQLGSPETHKGNHTGGASFHCYDCGKNFSCLSHLKTHERVHTGEKPHHCTQCGKRFTQLGHLQSHQRIHTGEKPYHCNYCEKSFSELGSLKKHQRIHTGEKPYHCNDCEKSFTQLQHLKAHQRIHTGEKPYHCNDCEKSFSQLQNLRKHLRIHTAVKP
- the LOC117971126 gene encoding putative zinc finger protein 286B isoform X1; this translates as MDVSVSVSFFQDELASTIEHAVKAAVDTVLCQITKVVGGKFTEFRMEMAGKEKENESLKLRLEISESELKAVRECMNAADADIKQPLRNMNPDCNEQDFQRNENQGLFQDTKESYAMPKSEAQEGARIEAVYKLEESFDQEWCASLKQGTELTCVKDEEVPRLECVPIKEEFIEQECVPIAVEVPAENNVYTLEENNKLGSSLCDDCPPECELGFRDLTESHAMSKSEAVWTETVYTQEESFDQEWCASLKKGTEMTFVKDGEVPQQKCVPIKEEFIEQECVPITEEVPTETNVCTLEENNKLGSSLCDDCPPEYELGFRVDEGEHDSTSSPHSKNSSSGKPQSKKRRPMTHEEHIKKFKTCSVKETAQSVCVNNSETQGNLKTLPCSTKGGKSSCQLGSPETHKGNHTGGASFHCYDCGKNFSCLSHLKTHERVHTGEKPHHCTQCGKRFTQLGHLQSHQRIHTGEKPYHCNYCEKSFSELGSLKKHQRIHTGEKPYHCNDCEKSFTQLQHLKAHQRIHTGEKPYHCNDCEKSFSQLQNLRKHLRIHTAVKP